The Streptomyces pratensis genomic interval CTTCAGCGGTGCCTACTACCTGCCGCTGTTCCTCGTCGGGGCCTTCATGCTCATGTCCGCCGCGCTGATGCTGTGGCTCGCCAAACGGTCCAAGGGCCAAAGCGCGCACCACGGCCGGCCTCTCGCAGAGGTTCGCTGATGACCCGCCTGTCCAACGATCCCGCCGCCTTCGCCGACGAAGCGCTCGAAGGCTTCGTCGCCGCCCACCCACGCAGGGTCCGCCAGGTACCCGGCGGGGTGGTCCGGGCCACCCGCACCGCCCCCGGCCAGGTCGCCGTGGTGGTCGGCGGCGGCTCCGGGCACTACCCGGCCTTCTCCGGGCTGGTCGGCCAGGGCCTCGCCCACGGCGCGGCGGTCGGCAACGTCTTCGCCTCGCCCTCCGCCCACCAGGTGCGCCAGGTCGCGCGGGCCGCCGAGACCGGCGGCGGCGTCCTCCTCGCGTACGGCAACTACGCGGGCGACGTCCTGCACTTCGGCCAGGCAGCGGTACAGCTCGCCGCCGAGGGGATACCCGCCCGCACGCTCGGCGTCACGGACGACATGTCCAGCGCCTCGCCCGAAGAGGCCCACAAGCGCCGCGGTGTCGCCGGGGACCTGATCGTCTTCAAGGCGGCCGCGGCGGCGGCCGAGGCAGGGCACCCGCTGGACGAGGTGACCCGGATCGCGTCGCTGGCGAACGCCCGCACCCGCTCCTTCGGTGTCGCGTTCTCCGGCTGCACGCTGCCGGGCGCCGACCACCCCCTCTTCACCGTGCCCGAGGGCCGCATGGCCGTGGGGCTCGGCATCCACGGCGAGCCCGGCATGGGCGAGCGGCCCGTGCCGACCGCCGACGAGGCCGCCGAGCTCCTGGTCTCCACCGTCCTCGGCGAACTCCCGGAAGGGGTGGACGCGCCGCGCGGCCGGCGGGCGGCGGTGATCCTCAACGGCCTCGGCTCGGTGAAGTACGAGGAGCTGTTCGTCGTCTACCGCCGGGTCGCCCAGCTCCTCGCCGAGGCCGGCGTCGAGGCCGTGGACCCCGAGGTCGGCGAACTGGTCACCAGCTTCGACATGGCCGGCGTATCGCTCACCCTGTGCTGGCTCACCGACGAGCTGGAACCCCTGTGGACGGCCCCGGCCGACGCCCCCGCCTACCGCAAGGGCACCGTCGAAGCGGCGGACCTCCACGTCCCGGACACCTCCGCGGAGACCGACGAGGACACCGTCCCGCCCGCCACCGACGACTCCCGCGAGGCGGCCCGCACCGCCCTCGCCGCGCTGCGCGTCCTCAAGGACACCGTCGACGTCCACGCCGACGAACTCGGCCGGATCGACGCGGTCGCCGGTGACGGCGACCACGGCATCGGCATGCAGCGCGGCTCCACCGGGGCGTACGAGGCGGCGCTCCGCGCCGAGGCCCTCGGCGCCGGTGCGGAAACGCTTCTGCTCCGGGCTGCCGATGCCTGGGCCGACCGGGCCGGCGGCACCTCCGGCGCCCTGTGGGGCGTCATCCTCCGGGCGGTCGGCTCCGCTCTCGGCGACACCGGGCGGCCCACGGCCCCCGTGGTCGCGGCAGGGGTCGCCCAGGCATCGGCGGGCGTGATGGAGCTCGGGAAGGCGGAGGTCGGCGACAAGACGATGGTCGACGTTCTCGTCCCCTTCTCCTACGCGCTCACGGCCGCGACCGAGGCGGGACAGCCCCTGGCCACCGCCTGGGACACGGCCGCGCACTCCGCGTCGGCCGCCGCCGAGGCCACGACGGGCCTGCTCCCCCGGATGGGCCGCGCCCGCCCGCACGCCGAGAAGAGCCTCGGCACTCCGGACGCCGGAGCCCACTCGCTCGCCCTGATCGTCCGTGCCGTGCACGGCGTGTTCGTACCCACCCTGGAGAACCACTGATGTCCGAGAAGCTCCGCATCGTCGTCGGCTCCGACGACGCCGGCCACGCCTACAAGGAAGCCCTCAGGAAGGACCTGGAGGCCAGCGGTCTCGTCGCCACCGTCACCGATGTGGGGGTCGACGCCGACGGGCACACCGCCTACCCGAAGGTCGCGATCGCCGCCGCCGAGATGGTTGCCCGAGGCGAGGCCGACCGCGCCCTGCTCGTCTGCGGCACGGGCCTCGGGGTGGCGATCGCCGCCAACAAGGTCAAGGGCATCCGGGCCGTCACCGCCCACGACTCCTTCTCCGTCGAGCGCGCGGTCCTCTCCAACAACGCCCAGGTCCTCACCTTCGGCCAGCGCGTCGTCGGCATCGAGCTCGCACGCCGGCTCGCCGCCGAGTGGCTGACGTACCGCTTCGACGAGGCGTCGGCGTCCGCGGCCAAGGTCGCGCTGATGGATGACTACGAGAACAAGAACGACCACGGGAACCAGCAGGAAGCCGCAGCCTGATGTCCGCGCAGAACCCCCGGGTCACGATCGGGGTGAGCCTGAAGATGTACTTCGGCCACCACCAGACCCTCAACTGGGCCCGCAGCATCGCCTTCCTCGCCGCCCGGCACCCGGCCGTCACCGGCGGCACGGCCGAACTCTTCGTGCTGCCCGCCTTCCCCGCACTCGTCCCCGTCACCGGCATCCTGGCCGGTACGGAGGTGCGGACCGGGGCGCAGGACCTGGCGACCCAGGACTCCGGCCCGTACACCGGCGAGGTCAGCGGCGCGCACCTGCACGAGATCGGCGCCCGCTACGCCGAGGTCGGCCACGCCGAGCGCCGCCGGCTCTTCGGCGAGGGCGACACGGTCGTCGCCGCCAAGACGGCGGCCGCGCTGCGCAACGGACTCACCCCGGTGCTCTGCGTCGGCGAGCTCGACCAGGTGTCCCCCTCCGAGGCGGCCGCCCGCACGGTCGCCGAGGCGGAACGCATCCTGGCCACCGCGGCCCACGAGGGGCCCCTCGCCCCGGTCGTCCTCGCGTACGAGCCGCAGTGGGCCATCGGCGCCCCCCGGCCCGCCTCTCCGGACCACATCCGCGTGGTCTGCCAGGCCCTCACCACCTGGCTCGCCACCCAGCCGTCCCTGGCCGGCAGCCGCGTGATCTACGGCGGCAGCGCGGGCCCGGGGCTGCTGACCGAGCTGGGCACGGGCGTCGACGGGCTGTTCCTCGGCCGCTTCGCCCACGACCCGGCAGCGGTGGAACGCATCCTCGACGAGACGCTGGAAGGAGTCCTGGCATGTCCTACGGCCTGAGCACCTACGCCTACTTCTGGCGCATCTCGGACAAAGCGCCCCGCCCCCTCACGCTCGACGAGATGCTCGCGCAGACCCGGGAGCTGGGCGGCGAGGTCTTCCAGATCTGCGACTACCCGCTGATCGAGACGTACGACGACGTGCGGCTCGACGCCCTGCGCGCCACGGCTGCCGGGCACGGCATCACGCTGGAGCTGGGCACCAGGGGCGTGCGCACGGAGCACCTCGCCACCTACCTCCGCATCGCACGGCGCCTGGGCGTCACCCTGGTCCGCTCCATGCTGAACACGGCCGACCACCGGCCGACGGTCGCGGAGGCCACCGCCCTGCTGCGCGAGGCCGTCCCCGCCTACGCGGCGGCGGGCGTCACGCTCGGCCTGGAGACCTACGAGCAGGTCTCCACCGACGACCTGTTGTCCGTCGTCCGCGGCGTGG includes:
- a CDS encoding dihydroxyacetone kinase family protein is translated as MTRLSNDPAAFADEALEGFVAAHPRRVRQVPGGVVRATRTAPGQVAVVVGGGSGHYPAFSGLVGQGLAHGAAVGNVFASPSAHQVRQVARAAETGGGVLLAYGNYAGDVLHFGQAAVQLAAEGIPARTLGVTDDMSSASPEEAHKRRGVAGDLIVFKAAAAAAEAGHPLDEVTRIASLANARTRSFGVAFSGCTLPGADHPLFTVPEGRMAVGLGIHGEPGMGERPVPTADEAAELLVSTVLGELPEGVDAPRGRRAAVILNGLGSVKYEELFVVYRRVAQLLAEAGVEAVDPEVGELVTSFDMAGVSLTLCWLTDELEPLWTAPADAPAYRKGTVEAADLHVPDTSAETDEDTVPPATDDSREAARTALAALRVLKDTVDVHADELGRIDAVAGDGDHGIGMQRGSTGAYEAALRAEALGAGAETLLLRAADAWADRAGGTSGALWGVILRAVGSALGDTGRPTAPVVAAGVAQASAGVMELGKAEVGDKTMVDVLVPFSYALTAATEAGQPLATAWDTAAHSASAAAEATTGLLPRMGRARPHAEKSLGTPDAGAHSLALIVRAVHGVFVPTLENH
- a CDS encoding ribose-5-phosphate isomerase; its protein translation is MSEKLRIVVGSDDAGHAYKEALRKDLEASGLVATVTDVGVDADGHTAYPKVAIAAAEMVARGEADRALLVCGTGLGVAIAANKVKGIRAVTAHDSFSVERAVLSNNAQVLTFGQRVVGIELARRLAAEWLTYRFDEASASAAKVALMDDYENKNDHGNQQEAAA
- a CDS encoding triose-phosphate isomerase family protein, giving the protein MSAQNPRVTIGVSLKMYFGHHQTLNWARSIAFLAARHPAVTGGTAELFVLPAFPALVPVTGILAGTEVRTGAQDLATQDSGPYTGEVSGAHLHEIGARYAEVGHAERRRLFGEGDTVVAAKTAAALRNGLTPVLCVGELDQVSPSEAAARTVAEAERILATAAHEGPLAPVVLAYEPQWAIGAPRPASPDHIRVVCQALTTWLATQPSLAGSRVIYGGSAGPGLLTELGTGVDGLFLGRFAHDPAAVERILDETLEGVLACPTA
- a CDS encoding sugar phosphate isomerase/epimerase family protein; translated protein: MSYGLSTYAYFWRISDKAPRPLTLDEMLAQTRELGGEVFQICDYPLIETYDDVRLDALRATAAGHGITLELGTRGVRTEHLATYLRIARRLGVTLVRSMLNTADHRPTVAEATALLREAVPAYAAAGVTLGLETYEQVSTDDLLSVVRGVDSPHLGVVLDPGNSVARLERPVDVVEATAPHVVNIHVKDFSFSRRDGWVGFTFAGCPLGEGLLDYAHMIDTVGPDERGINQIVEHWLPWQGDFEETARLEDQWTRHSINTLLRSK